A window of Nicotiana tabacum cultivar K326 chromosome 24, ASM71507v2, whole genome shotgun sequence contains these coding sequences:
- the LOC142178301 gene encoding uncharacterized protein LOC142178301, which yields MTWHAKSDMLSFKVSMMTIPSYVSLQDCRIRNKQKGKNKMLSKDMIAKLMDKKKGLYCSTFIRPQSKEFRLLIKEAFASKYFSTKIIVSRLIFNKLQFTPPPLVLSRYQSKAHNLCLTACEKKIMGSNTVVGALFQEGTSQGNLPIPPKKDANGQVIVSTNPLDLDDYTDEQAAVITVNAKAKNLLYNAISGEEYEKISSCKTTKEMWDKLEVTYEGTNKVKETRINLLVQDYELFQMKDGESVEEMFSRFSKILGDLKSFGRPIKSDEQPKVIALDCQDLDKISYDELGGDLIAFEKTHLDRQIQEKKKTVAFKATVAEPENEEEEEGGEQDKNIAMLSQVVTSMMRKTRNRRRGKPNFRKGRISNEANKNDGRCYECEKFGHIQADCLELKKKLNRNMQKKKSFGAWSDEEKSDHEEIANMCFMAMNKNKDSGELGLMADNNDEEDDSRELGLMADEGIREVRTPLYSNCYELQEFVDIALTDIERVVNELRRIKRKKKDWALKLEVCEIERDMLQDEVNELQLQLNGLQKFTSHSSVKSNQTVHHKQKIHACSFCGKNDHSTNQCRNIIREERGLVTKLDRGTITFGDKSKGYVIGIGKVHLSSTCDVDEVYLVDELGYNLLSVSQLCDNDYEVRFKKHGWFIEDESGKIILSGNRDRNVYTISNLENLGDQICLTSMIDDP from the exons atgacgtggcacgccaagtcagaCATGTTAAGTTTCaaagtttcaatgatgacaatTCCATCTTATGTTAGTTTGCAGGATTGCAGGATTCGAAACAAGCAAAAAGGAAAGAATAAGATGCTATCCAAAGATATGATTGCTAAATTAATGGACAAGAAAAAGGGACTTTATTGCAGCACATTTATTAGACCTCAATCAAAGGAGTTCAGATTGCTAATCAAGGAAGCCTTCGCCAGCAAATATTTT TCAACTAAAATCATTGTTAGTCGACTAATTTTCAATAAACTACAATTCACCCctccccctcttgtactttcaagaTATCAGAGCAAGGCTCACAATCTTTGCTTAACAGCTTGTGAGAAAAAGATCATGGGATCTAACACTGTTGTTGGTGCTCTATTTCAAGAAGGAACCTCTCAG GGAAATCTTCCAATCCCTCCTAAGAAGGATGCAAATGGTCAAGTCATCGTATCAACTAATCCTCTGGACTTAGATGATTACACTGATGAACAAGCTGCTGTCATAACTGTAAATGCCAAAGCAAAAAATCTACTGTACAATGCTATCAGTGGAGAAGAGTATGAAAAGATATCAAGTTGTAAAACGACCAAAGAAATGTGGGACAAACTGGAGGTTACTTACGAAGGAACCAACAAAGTGAAAGAAACTAGGATAAATCTTCTGGTTCAGGACTACGAGTTATTCCAAATGAAGGATGGAGAATCAGTGGAAGAGATGTTCTCCAGATTTAGCAAAATTCTTGGAGATCTGAAATCTTTTGGTAGACCTATCAAGAGTGATGAACAG CCAAAAGTTATCGCCTTAGACTGTCAAGATCTAGACAAAATATCCTATGATGAACTCGGAGGTGATCTAATTGCTTTTGAGAAAACTCACTTGGATAGACAAATTCAAGAGAAGAAGAAAACTGTTGCTTTTAAGGCAACTGTGGCTGAACCAGAaaatgaagaggaagaagaaggaggagaacaaGACAAAAACATTGCCATGCTCTCTCAAGTTGTAACAAGCATGATGAGGAAAACCAGGAATAGGAGAAGAGGGAAGCCTAACTTCAGGAAAGGAAGGATAAGCAATGAAGCTAATAAAAATGATGGAAGGTGCTACGAATGTGAAAAGTTTGGTCACATTCAAGCTGATTGTCTTGAACTAAAAAAGAAACTCAACAGAAACATGCAAAAGAAGAAATCCTTCGGAGCATGGAGTGATGAAGAAAAGTCTGATCATGAGGAAATTGCTAACATGTGTTTCATGGctatgaataaaaataaagattcaGGAGAACTTGGACTAATGGCAGACAACAATGATGAGGAAGATGACTCAAGAGAACTTGGTCTCATGGCGGACGAAGGAATTAGGGAGGTACGTACTCCCTTATACTCTAATTGTTATGAACTCCAAGAATTTGTTGATATTGCTCTTACAGATATAGAAAGAGTCGTGAATGAACTTAGAAGAatcaagagaaaaaaaaaagactggGCCTTGAAACTAGAAGTATGTGAGATTGAGCGTGATATGCTGCAGGATGAAGTAaatgaacttcaacttcaattgaATGGATTGCAAAAATTCACGAGTCATAGCTCAGTCAAATCAAATCAGACTGTTCATCACAAACAGAAAATTCATGCATGTTCCTTTTGTGGTAAAAACGACCATAGTACTAACCAATGCAGGaacataattagagaagaaagagGCCTTG TCACCAAACTAGATAGAGGAACAATTACTTTTGGAGACAAATCCAAAGGATATGTAATTGGTATTGGAAAAGTTCATCTAAGCTCAACATGTGATGTAGATGAAGTCTACCTGGTTGATGAACTTGGCTATAATCTTCTCAGCGTTAGTCAACTATGCGACAATGACTATGAGGTTCGTTTTAAGAAACATGGCTGGTTTATAGAAGATGAATCAGGTAAAATCATTCTTTCAGGTAACAGAGACAGAAATGTCTATACTATCAGTAACTTAGAAAATCTTGGGGATCAAATTTGTCTTACTTCCATGATTGATGATCCCTAG